A region of Pongo pygmaeus isolate AG05252 chromosome 15, NHGRI_mPonPyg2-v2.0_pri, whole genome shotgun sequence DNA encodes the following proteins:
- the PLEKHG3 gene encoding pleckstrin homology domain-containing family G member 3 isoform X1, translated as MPVSTSLHQDGSQERPVSLTSTTSSSGSSRDSRSAMEESSGSEAPAENGAGSPRSRHLPNSNNNSSSWLTVKGPLSPFNSRAAAGPAHHKLSYLGRVVREIVETERMYVQDLRSIVEDYLLKIIDTPGLLKPEQVSALFGNIENIYALNSQLLRDLDSCNSDPVAVASCFVERSQEFDIYTQYCNNYPNSVAALTECMRDKQQAKFFRDRQELLQHSLPLGSYLLKPVQRILKYHLLLQEIAKHFDEEEDGFEVVEDAIDTMTCVAWYINDMKRRHEHAVRLQEIQSLLINWKGPDLTTYGELVLEGTFRVHRVRNERTFFLFDKTLLITKKRGDHFVYKGNIPCSSLMLIESTRDSLCFTVTHYKHSKQQYSIQAKTVEEKRNWTHHIKRLILENHHATIPQKAKEAILEMDSYYPNRYRCSPERLKKAWSSQDEVSTHVRQGRRQSEPGHSPYSRATLPSGQRGFVMPGLKGRRKSEPTKHLLRQLNEKARAAGMKHAGSAGTLLDFGQPSRTRGLQPEAEGATQEEEEEEEEVVEEEEEEEEEQAFQVSLEDLTGHEGNEKGAGPEPPGSEEEEEEQEESLAVAEQVADFASSLLAALHCWHYRANALLFSRGAMGKGRRESESSRSSRRPSGRSPTSTEKRMSFESISSLPEVEPDPEAGSEQEVFAAVEGPSAEEMPSDTESPEVLETQLDAHQGLLGMDPPGDMVDFVAAESTEDLKALSSEEEEEMGGAAQEPESLLPPSVLDQASVIAERFVSSFSRRSSVAQEDGKSSGFGSPRLVSRSSSVLSLEGSEKGLARHGSATDSLSCQLSPEVDISVGVATEDSPSVNGMEPPSPGCPVEPDRSSCKKKESALSTRDRLLLDKIKSYYENAEHHDAGFSVRRRESLSYIPKGLVRNSVSRFNSLPRPDPKPVPPVGRKRQVGSRPTSWALFELPGPSQAVKGDPPPISDAEFLPSSEIVKIWEGMESSGGSPGKGPGQGQANGFDLHEPLFILEEHELGAITEESATASPESSSPTEGRSPAHLARELKELVKELSSSTQGELVAPLHPRIVQLSHVMDSHVSERVKNKVYQLARQYSLRIKSNKPVMARPPLQWEKAAPERDGKSPTVPCLQEEAGEPLGGKGKRKPVLSLFDYEQLMAQEHSPPKPSSAGEMSPQRFSFNPSAVSQRTTSLGGRPSARSPLSPTETFSWPDVRELCSKYASRDEARRAGGGRPRGPPVNRSHSVPENMVEPPLSGRMGRCRSLSTKRGRGGGEAARSPGPLPQSKPDGGETLYVTADLTLEDNRRVIVMEKGPRRSPTAGLEESSGQGPSSPVALRGQVQDFQQSAECQSKEEGSRDPADPSQQGRVRNLREKFQALNSVG; from the exons ATGCCTGTGTCCACCTCCCTCCACCAGGATGGCAGCCAGGAGCGGCCGGTGAGCCTGACCTCTACCACCTCCTCGTCGGGCTCCTCCCGTGACAGTCGCAGTGCCATGGAGGAGTCCAGTGGCTCCGAGGCTCCCGCTGAGAATGGGGCAGGCTCCCCGAGAAGCCGGCATCTCcccaacagcaacaacaactcCAGCAGCTGGTTGACCGTGAAGGGGCCCCTCTCCCCGTTCAACAGCCGGGCAGCGGCAGGGCCCGCGCACCACAAGCTCAGCTACCTGGGCCGAGTGGTGCGGGAGATCGTGGAGACAGAGCGCATGTACGTGCAGGACCTGCGCAGCATCGTGGAG GACTACCTCTTGAAGATCATTGACACACCCGGGCTGCTGAAGCCAGAACAGGTCAGCGCCCTCTTTGGGAACATCGAAAACATCTACGCACTGAACAG CCAGCTCCTCAGAGACCTGGACAGCTGTAATAGTGACCCCGTGGCTGTGGCCAGCTGCTTTGTGGAAAGG AGCCAAGAGTTTGATATCTACACCCAATATTGCAACAATTACCCCAA CTCCGTGGCCGCCCTGACAGAATGCATGCGGGACAAGCAGCAGGCCAAGTTCTTTCGGGACCGGCAGGAGCTGCTACAGCACTCACTGCCCTTGGGCTCCTACCTGCTGAAGCCAGTCCAGCGCATCCTCAAGTACCACCTGCTGCTCCAG GAAATTGCCAAGCATTTTGATGAAGAAGAGGATGGCTTTGAGGTGGTGGAGGATGCCATTGACACCATGACCTGTGTGGCCTGGTACATCAATGACATGAAGAGGAGGCATGAGCACGCAGTCCGGCTCCAG gagATTCAGTCACTCCTCATCAACTGGAAGGGGCCCGACCTGACCACCTACGGGGAGCTTGTCCTGGAAGGCACGTTCCGCGTGCATCGCGTGCGCAATGAAAGGACCTTTTTCCTCTTTGACAAAACACTGCTTATCACCAAGAAGCGGGGCGATCACTTTGTCTACAAGGGCAACATCCCG TGCTCCTCCCTGATGCTGATCGAAAGCACCAGAGACTCCCTGTGCTTCACTGTCACCCACTACAAGCACAGCAAGCAGCAGTACAGCATCCAG GCCAAGACAGTGGAGGAGAAACGGAACTGGACTCACCACATCAAGAGGCTCATCCTAGAAAACCACCATGCCACCATTCCCCAGAAG GCCAAGGAAGCCATCTTGGAAATGGATTCCTATT ATCCCAATCGGTACCGCTGCAGCCCAGAACGGCTGAAGAAGGCTTGGTCCTCCCAGGATGAGGTGTCCACCCATGTGCGTCAGGGGCGCCGGCAATCTG AGCCTGGTCACTCTCCGTACAGCCGGGCAACTCTCCCCAGCGGGCAGCGAGGCTTCGTGATGCCAGGCCTTAAGGGCCGTAGAAAGTCGG AGCCAACCAAACACCTGCTCAGGCAACTCAACGAGAAAG CCCGAGCAGCAGGAATGAAG CATGCAGGCAGTGCTGGAACCCTCCTGGACTTTGGGCAGCCCTCCCGTACTCGGGGCCTGCAGCCAGAGGCTGAAGGGGCtacccaggaggaggaagaggaagaggaggaggtggtggaggaggaggaggaggaggaggaagagcaggccTTTCAGGTCTCTCTGGAGGACCTGACAGGGCATGAAGGCAACGAGAAGGGGGCTGGGCCGGAGCCCCCAGgctcagaggaggaggaggaggagcaggaggagagccTGGCGGTGGCGGAGCAGGTAGCCGACTTTGCCAGCTCCCTGCTGGCCGCCCTCCACTGCTGGCACTATCGGGCCAACGCTTTACTTTTCTCCCGGGGCGCTATG GGAAAGGGGCGCAGGGAGTCTGAAAGCTCCAGGAGCAGCAGAAGGCCCAGTGGCCGGTCTCCAACCAGTACTGAGAAGCGCATGAGCTTCGAGTCCATTTCTTCCCTGCCAGAG GTTGAGCCGGACCCTGAGGCTGGGAGCGAGCAAGAGGTATTTGCTGCTGTGGAAGGGCCCAGTGCCGAGGAGATGCCTTCAGACACAGAATCTCCAGAAGTCCTGGAGACACAGCTTGATGCCCACCAGGGCCTTCTGGGGATGGACCCCCCGGGTGACATGGTGGACTTCGTGGCGGCTGAGAGCACTGAGGACCTTAAGGCCCTGAGcagtgaggaggaagaagaaatgggGGGTGCTGCCCAGGAGCCTGAGAGCCTTCTGCCACCCTCCGTGCTGGACCAGGCCAGTGTCATCGCGGAGCGATTTGTCAGCAGCTTCTCTCGGCGGAGCAGCGTGGCACAGGAGGACGGCAAGTCCAGTGGCTTTGGGAGCCCGCGGCTGGTCAGCCGGAGCAGCAGCGTGCTCAGCCTGGAGGGCAGCGAGAAGGGCCTGGCCCGGCATGGCAGTGCCACAGACTCCCTCAGCTGTCAGCTCTCCCCAGAAGTGGACATCAGTGTGGGGGTGGCCACAGAGGACAGCCCTTCTGTCAATGGGATGGAGCCCCCAAGCCCAGGCTGCCCAGTGGAGCCCGACCGGTCTTCCTGCAAGAAGAAGGAATCAGCACTCTCCACCCGAGACCGGCTGTTGCTAGACAAGATTAAGAGCTATTATGAAAATGCAGAACACCACGATGCGGGCTTCAGCGTCCGTCGCCGGGAGAGCCTCTCCTACATCCCCAAAGGACTGGTAAGAAACTCCGTCTCCAGGTTCAACAGCCTTCCCCGGCCAGACCCAAAGCCAGTACCTCCAGTGGGGCGCAAGAGACAGGTGGGCTCCCGGCCGACTTCGTGGGCCCTGTTTGAGCTCCCAGGACCAAGCCAGGCGGTCAAAGGGGACCCACCTCCCATCTCAGATGCTGAGTTCCTCCCGTCTTCAGAAATTGTGAAGATCTGGGAGGGAATGGAGTCTTCCGGGGGGAGCCCTGGGAAGGGGCCAGGCCAGGGCCAGGCCAATGGCTTTGACCTGCATGAGCCACTCTTCATCCTGGAGGAGCATGAGCTGGGAGCTATCACAGAGGAGTCGGCCACCGCCTCCCCGGAAAGTTCCTCTCCCACTGAGGGGCGCAGCCCGGCCCACCTGGCCCGGGAGCTGAAAGAGCTGGTGAAGGAGCTGAGCAGCAGTACCCAGGGGGAGCTGGTGGCCCCACTGCACCCCCGCATCGTGCAGCTCTCCCACGTAATGGACAGCCACGTGAGCGAGCGCGTCAAGAACAAGGTCTACCAGCTGGCCCGCCAGTACAGCCTCCGGATCAAGAGCAACAAGCCAGTGATGGCCAGGCCACCACTACAGTGGGAGAAGGCCGCCCCTGAGAGGGATGGGAAGAGCCCCACTGTGCCCTGTCTACAGGAAGAGGCTGGAGAGCCATTAGGTGGCAAAG GTAAGAGGAAGCCGGTGCTGTCTCTATTCGACTATGAGCAGCTGATGGCCCAGGAGCACAGCCCTCCCAAGCCCTCCTCGGCTGGGGAGATGTCACCACAGCGTTTCTCCTTCAACCCGTCTGCTGTCAGCCAGAGGACCACCTCGCTTGGGGGCCGGCCCTCCGCCCGGAGCCCCCTCAGCCCCACAGAGACGTTCAGCTGGCCCGATGTCCGCGAGCTCTGCTCCAAGTATGCCTCCCGCGATGAGGCACGCCGAGCAGGGGGTGGCCGGCCCCGCGGCCCACCCGTCAACAGGAGCCACTCGGTGCCAGAGAACATGGTGGAGCCACCTCTGTCGGGCAGGATGGGCCGCTGCCGCAGCCTGAGTACCAAGAGGGGCCGAGGAGGCGGAGAGGCTGCCCGATCCCCTGGGCCTCTGCCCCAGAGCAAGCCGGATGGAGGCGAGACCCTGTATGTCACTGCAGACCTCACCCTGGAGGACAACCGGCGGGTGATTGTCATGGAGAAGGGACCCCGTCGCAGCCCCACTGCAGGGCTGGAGGAGAGCAGTGGCCAGGGACCAAGCTCACCGGTGGCCCTGCGGGGGCAGGTTCAGGACTTCCAGCAGTCTGCAGAGTGCCAGTCGAAGGAAGAGGGTTCCAGGGACCCGGCAGACCCGAGCCAGCAGGGCAGAGTGAGAAACCTTAGAGAGAAGTTCCAGGCCTTGAACTCTGTCGGTTGA
- the PLEKHG3 gene encoding pleckstrin homology domain-containing family G member 3 isoform X2 — protein MPVSTSLHQDGSQERPVSLTSTTSSSGSSRDSRSAMEESSGSEAPAENGAGSPRSRHLPNSNNNSSSWLTVKGPLSPFNSRAAAGPAHHKLSYLGRVVREIVETERMYVQDLRSIVEDYLLKIIDTPGLLKPEQVSALFGNIENIYALNSQLLRDLDSCNSDPVAVASCFVERSQEFDIYTQYCNNYPNSVAALTECMRDKQQAKFFRDRQELLQHSLPLGSYLLKPVQRILKYHLLLQEIAKHFDEEEDGFEVVEDAIDTMTCVAWYINDMKRRHEHAVRLQEIQSLLINWKGPDLTTYGELVLEGTFRVHRVRNERTFFLFDKTLLITKKRGDHFVYKGNIPCSSLMLIESTRDSLCFTVTHYKHSKQQYSIQAKTVEEKRNWTHHIKRLILENHHATIPQKAKEAILEMDSYYPNRYRCSPERLKKAWSSQDEVSTHVRQGRRQSEPGHSPYSRATLPSGQRGFVMPGLKGRRKSEPTKHLLRQLNEKARAAGMKHAGSAGTLLDFGQPSRTRGLQPEAEGATQEEEEEEEEVVEEEEEEEEEQAFQVSLEDLTGHEGNEKGAGPEPPGSEEEEEEQEESLAVAEQGKGRRESESSRSSRRPSGRSPTSTEKRMSFESISSLPEVEPDPEAGSEQEVFAAVEGPSAEEMPSDTESPEVLETQLDAHQGLLGMDPPGDMVDFVAAESTEDLKALSSEEEEEMGGAAQEPESLLPPSVLDQASVIAERFVSSFSRRSSVAQEDGKSSGFGSPRLVSRSSSVLSLEGSEKGLARHGSATDSLSCQLSPEVDISVGVATEDSPSVNGMEPPSPGCPVEPDRSSCKKKESALSTRDRLLLDKIKSYYENAEHHDAGFSVRRRESLSYIPKGLVRNSVSRFNSLPRPDPKPVPPVGRKRQVGSRPTSWALFELPGPSQAVKGDPPPISDAEFLPSSEIVKIWEGMESSGGSPGKGPGQGQANGFDLHEPLFILEEHELGAITEESATASPESSSPTEGRSPAHLARELKELVKELSSSTQGELVAPLHPRIVQLSHVMDSHVSERVKNKVYQLARQYSLRIKSNKPVMARPPLQWEKAAPERDGKSPTVPCLQEEAGEPLGGKGKRKPVLSLFDYEQLMAQEHSPPKPSSAGEMSPQRFSFNPSAVSQRTTSLGGRPSARSPLSPTETFSWPDVRELCSKYASRDEARRAGGGRPRGPPVNRSHSVPENMVEPPLSGRMGRCRSLSTKRGRGGGEAARSPGPLPQSKPDGGETLYVTADLTLEDNRRVIVMEKGPRRSPTAGLEESSGQGPSSPVALRGQVQDFQQSAECQSKEEGSRDPADPSQQGRVRNLREKFQALNSVG, from the exons ATGCCTGTGTCCACCTCCCTCCACCAGGATGGCAGCCAGGAGCGGCCGGTGAGCCTGACCTCTACCACCTCCTCGTCGGGCTCCTCCCGTGACAGTCGCAGTGCCATGGAGGAGTCCAGTGGCTCCGAGGCTCCCGCTGAGAATGGGGCAGGCTCCCCGAGAAGCCGGCATCTCcccaacagcaacaacaactcCAGCAGCTGGTTGACCGTGAAGGGGCCCCTCTCCCCGTTCAACAGCCGGGCAGCGGCAGGGCCCGCGCACCACAAGCTCAGCTACCTGGGCCGAGTGGTGCGGGAGATCGTGGAGACAGAGCGCATGTACGTGCAGGACCTGCGCAGCATCGTGGAG GACTACCTCTTGAAGATCATTGACACACCCGGGCTGCTGAAGCCAGAACAGGTCAGCGCCCTCTTTGGGAACATCGAAAACATCTACGCACTGAACAG CCAGCTCCTCAGAGACCTGGACAGCTGTAATAGTGACCCCGTGGCTGTGGCCAGCTGCTTTGTGGAAAGG AGCCAAGAGTTTGATATCTACACCCAATATTGCAACAATTACCCCAA CTCCGTGGCCGCCCTGACAGAATGCATGCGGGACAAGCAGCAGGCCAAGTTCTTTCGGGACCGGCAGGAGCTGCTACAGCACTCACTGCCCTTGGGCTCCTACCTGCTGAAGCCAGTCCAGCGCATCCTCAAGTACCACCTGCTGCTCCAG GAAATTGCCAAGCATTTTGATGAAGAAGAGGATGGCTTTGAGGTGGTGGAGGATGCCATTGACACCATGACCTGTGTGGCCTGGTACATCAATGACATGAAGAGGAGGCATGAGCACGCAGTCCGGCTCCAG gagATTCAGTCACTCCTCATCAACTGGAAGGGGCCCGACCTGACCACCTACGGGGAGCTTGTCCTGGAAGGCACGTTCCGCGTGCATCGCGTGCGCAATGAAAGGACCTTTTTCCTCTTTGACAAAACACTGCTTATCACCAAGAAGCGGGGCGATCACTTTGTCTACAAGGGCAACATCCCG TGCTCCTCCCTGATGCTGATCGAAAGCACCAGAGACTCCCTGTGCTTCACTGTCACCCACTACAAGCACAGCAAGCAGCAGTACAGCATCCAG GCCAAGACAGTGGAGGAGAAACGGAACTGGACTCACCACATCAAGAGGCTCATCCTAGAAAACCACCATGCCACCATTCCCCAGAAG GCCAAGGAAGCCATCTTGGAAATGGATTCCTATT ATCCCAATCGGTACCGCTGCAGCCCAGAACGGCTGAAGAAGGCTTGGTCCTCCCAGGATGAGGTGTCCACCCATGTGCGTCAGGGGCGCCGGCAATCTG AGCCTGGTCACTCTCCGTACAGCCGGGCAACTCTCCCCAGCGGGCAGCGAGGCTTCGTGATGCCAGGCCTTAAGGGCCGTAGAAAGTCGG AGCCAACCAAACACCTGCTCAGGCAACTCAACGAGAAAG CCCGAGCAGCAGGAATGAAG CATGCAGGCAGTGCTGGAACCCTCCTGGACTTTGGGCAGCCCTCCCGTACTCGGGGCCTGCAGCCAGAGGCTGAAGGGGCtacccaggaggaggaagaggaagaggaggaggtggtggaggaggaggaggaggaggaggaagagcaggccTTTCAGGTCTCTCTGGAGGACCTGACAGGGCATGAAGGCAACGAGAAGGGGGCTGGGCCGGAGCCCCCAGgctcagaggaggaggaggaggagcaggaggagagccTGGCGGTGGCGGAGCAG GGAAAGGGGCGCAGGGAGTCTGAAAGCTCCAGGAGCAGCAGAAGGCCCAGTGGCCGGTCTCCAACCAGTACTGAGAAGCGCATGAGCTTCGAGTCCATTTCTTCCCTGCCAGAG GTTGAGCCGGACCCTGAGGCTGGGAGCGAGCAAGAGGTATTTGCTGCTGTGGAAGGGCCCAGTGCCGAGGAGATGCCTTCAGACACAGAATCTCCAGAAGTCCTGGAGACACAGCTTGATGCCCACCAGGGCCTTCTGGGGATGGACCCCCCGGGTGACATGGTGGACTTCGTGGCGGCTGAGAGCACTGAGGACCTTAAGGCCCTGAGcagtgaggaggaagaagaaatgggGGGTGCTGCCCAGGAGCCTGAGAGCCTTCTGCCACCCTCCGTGCTGGACCAGGCCAGTGTCATCGCGGAGCGATTTGTCAGCAGCTTCTCTCGGCGGAGCAGCGTGGCACAGGAGGACGGCAAGTCCAGTGGCTTTGGGAGCCCGCGGCTGGTCAGCCGGAGCAGCAGCGTGCTCAGCCTGGAGGGCAGCGAGAAGGGCCTGGCCCGGCATGGCAGTGCCACAGACTCCCTCAGCTGTCAGCTCTCCCCAGAAGTGGACATCAGTGTGGGGGTGGCCACAGAGGACAGCCCTTCTGTCAATGGGATGGAGCCCCCAAGCCCAGGCTGCCCAGTGGAGCCCGACCGGTCTTCCTGCAAGAAGAAGGAATCAGCACTCTCCACCCGAGACCGGCTGTTGCTAGACAAGATTAAGAGCTATTATGAAAATGCAGAACACCACGATGCGGGCTTCAGCGTCCGTCGCCGGGAGAGCCTCTCCTACATCCCCAAAGGACTGGTAAGAAACTCCGTCTCCAGGTTCAACAGCCTTCCCCGGCCAGACCCAAAGCCAGTACCTCCAGTGGGGCGCAAGAGACAGGTGGGCTCCCGGCCGACTTCGTGGGCCCTGTTTGAGCTCCCAGGACCAAGCCAGGCGGTCAAAGGGGACCCACCTCCCATCTCAGATGCTGAGTTCCTCCCGTCTTCAGAAATTGTGAAGATCTGGGAGGGAATGGAGTCTTCCGGGGGGAGCCCTGGGAAGGGGCCAGGCCAGGGCCAGGCCAATGGCTTTGACCTGCATGAGCCACTCTTCATCCTGGAGGAGCATGAGCTGGGAGCTATCACAGAGGAGTCGGCCACCGCCTCCCCGGAAAGTTCCTCTCCCACTGAGGGGCGCAGCCCGGCCCACCTGGCCCGGGAGCTGAAAGAGCTGGTGAAGGAGCTGAGCAGCAGTACCCAGGGGGAGCTGGTGGCCCCACTGCACCCCCGCATCGTGCAGCTCTCCCACGTAATGGACAGCCACGTGAGCGAGCGCGTCAAGAACAAGGTCTACCAGCTGGCCCGCCAGTACAGCCTCCGGATCAAGAGCAACAAGCCAGTGATGGCCAGGCCACCACTACAGTGGGAGAAGGCCGCCCCTGAGAGGGATGGGAAGAGCCCCACTGTGCCCTGTCTACAGGAAGAGGCTGGAGAGCCATTAGGTGGCAAAG GTAAGAGGAAGCCGGTGCTGTCTCTATTCGACTATGAGCAGCTGATGGCCCAGGAGCACAGCCCTCCCAAGCCCTCCTCGGCTGGGGAGATGTCACCACAGCGTTTCTCCTTCAACCCGTCTGCTGTCAGCCAGAGGACCACCTCGCTTGGGGGCCGGCCCTCCGCCCGGAGCCCCCTCAGCCCCACAGAGACGTTCAGCTGGCCCGATGTCCGCGAGCTCTGCTCCAAGTATGCCTCCCGCGATGAGGCACGCCGAGCAGGGGGTGGCCGGCCCCGCGGCCCACCCGTCAACAGGAGCCACTCGGTGCCAGAGAACATGGTGGAGCCACCTCTGTCGGGCAGGATGGGCCGCTGCCGCAGCCTGAGTACCAAGAGGGGCCGAGGAGGCGGAGAGGCTGCCCGATCCCCTGGGCCTCTGCCCCAGAGCAAGCCGGATGGAGGCGAGACCCTGTATGTCACTGCAGACCTCACCCTGGAGGACAACCGGCGGGTGATTGTCATGGAGAAGGGACCCCGTCGCAGCCCCACTGCAGGGCTGGAGGAGAGCAGTGGCCAGGGACCAAGCTCACCGGTGGCCCTGCGGGGGCAGGTTCAGGACTTCCAGCAGTCTGCAGAGTGCCAGTCGAAGGAAGAGGGTTCCAGGGACCCGGCAGACCCGAGCCAGCAGGGCAGAGTGAGAAACCTTAGAGAGAAGTTCCAGGCCTTGAACTCTGTCGGTTGA